In the Lysinibacillus sp. PLM2 genome, one interval contains:
- a CDS encoding pyridine nucleotide-disulfide oxidoreductase, whose translation MEKLDCIVIGAGPAGLSAALTLGRARRNVHIFDDGTNRNRVTQESHGFLTRDGIKPQQFKDIAIEQLKPYPSVSISKETVTEVYKDDEKNLFIVHTSNNKSYFAEKILLATGIQEEFPISQIKQYYGKSLFSCPYCDGWEQRDQPLAIIAEKEAHITHLTKLVFNWSKDLIVFSNGHEVSNKVQKEFESRRIKIYTDRIKNLHGDNGYLESLELESGENILRCGGFVVPSFYRPNKFAERLNCQFEEDGEIITDGAGRTTTNGVYIAGETEKAGPSSLVIAAAHGNKAAASINLDLTFERF comes from the coding sequence ATGGAAAAATTAGATTGCATTGTAATTGGTGCAGGGCCTGCTGGATTAAGTGCAGCCTTAACCTTAGGGAGAGCTCGTCGGAACGTTCACATATTTGATGATGGAACTAATCGTAATCGTGTGACGCAAGAGTCCCATGGATTTTTAACGAGAGATGGTATTAAACCTCAGCAATTCAAAGATATAGCAATTGAACAATTAAAACCTTATCCATCTGTTTCAATTTCGAAAGAGACTGTTACCGAAGTTTACAAAGATGATGAAAAGAATTTATTTATAGTCCATACATCAAATAACAAATCCTATTTTGCAGAGAAAATTTTATTAGCTACAGGTATACAAGAGGAATTTCCCATTTCACAGATTAAACAGTATTACGGGAAAAGTTTATTCAGCTGTCCATATTGTGATGGTTGGGAGCAGAGAGATCAGCCGTTAGCCATTATTGCAGAAAAAGAAGCACATATTACTCATTTAACTAAATTGGTTTTTAATTGGTCGAAGGATTTAATCGTGTTTTCTAACGGTCATGAAGTATCCAATAAAGTACAAAAGGAATTTGAAAGTAGAAGAATAAAAATTTATACAGATCGTATTAAAAACTTACATGGAGATAATGGATACTTGGAAAGTCTTGAGTTAGAATCCGGAGAAAACATTTTAAGATGTGGTGGCTTTGTCGTTCCAAGTTTTTATCGCCCAAATAAATTTGCGGAACGTTTAAATTGTCAGTTTGAAGAAGACGGAGAAATTATTACAGATGGAGCTGGACGAACGACAACAAATGGCGTTTATATTGCAGGGGAAACAGAAAAAGCAGGACCCTCTTCTTTAGTAATTGCCGCCGCCCACGGAAATAAAGCTGCTGCTAGTATAAATCTAGATTTAACATTTGAAAGATTTTAA
- the ydaG gene encoding general stress protein 26 has protein sequence MSEDIKEKVKKIIADHQMGVLSSVENNKPHSRYMTFYNDNLTLYTPTKRDTEKIEEIELNPAVSVLLGYEENGLSDAYVEITGTATLNDSQELKKQYWDESYKKWFDGPEDPNYVFLEIQPEIIRILNMSGEPPQEITLEN, from the coding sequence GTGAGTGAAGATATAAAAGAAAAAGTGAAAAAAATTATAGCAGATCATCAAATGGGTGTACTTTCTTCAGTGGAAAATAATAAACCCCATTCAAGATATATGACGTTTTATAATGACAATTTAACGTTATATACACCAACTAAAAGGGATACAGAGAAAATAGAGGAAATAGAATTAAATCCAGCTGTTTCTGTATTGTTGGGATATGAAGAGAATGGGTTAAGTGATGCTTACGTGGAAATTACGGGAACGGCTACCCTAAATGATTCCCAAGAATTAAAAAAGCAATATTGGGATGAATCATATAAAAAGTGGTTTGATGGCCCAGAAGATCCAAATTACGTATTTCTTGAAATACAACCTGAGATTATCCGTATTTTAAATATGTCTGGTGAACCACCCCAAGAAATTACTTTAGAAAATTGA
- a CDS encoding membrane protein — protein MSWIVLHFIGIISYAASGAFVALEAKYSFIGVYALGLTTAFGGALIRNIIIGVPVTELWDPVIIFTVLMTLTIIVFLPLKLLNHWRRWSLFFDSIGLASFALQGAMLAKEVFMNDLGVIILASMFTGIGGGMIRDIIAQRRPLALKEEIHAILTILCAFCIWLGWNSPLELTVIVLVVVALRMSAIHYNWRLHLPYHLHKESE, from the coding sequence ATGTCTTGGATTGTTCTACATTTTATCGGAATTATTTCTTATGCAGCGAGTGGCGCATTTGTGGCACTTGAGGCAAAATACTCTTTTATAGGGGTTTACGCACTTGGTTTAACTACAGCCTTTGGAGGAGCTCTCATTCGTAATATAATTATTGGTGTTCCTGTTACTGAGCTTTGGGATCCTGTCATTATATTTACAGTTTTGATGACACTAACAATTATTGTCTTTCTGCCGCTGAAGTTGCTAAACCATTGGAGGCGATGGAGTTTGTTTTTTGATTCCATTGGACTTGCTTCTTTCGCATTACAAGGGGCGATGTTGGCCAAAGAGGTGTTTATGAATGATTTAGGTGTAATCATTTTAGCGTCGATGTTTACCGGAATTGGTGGCGGAATGATTCGTGATATCATAGCACAAAGAAGACCGCTTGCCCTAAAGGAAGAAATTCACGCGATTTTAACTATTTTATGTGCTTTTTGTATTTGGTTAGGTTGGAATTCTCCACTTGAGTTAACTGTTATCGTCCTTGTGGTTGTTGCTTTACGAATGTCTGCGATTCACTACAATTGGCGTCTACATCTTCCCTACCATCTTCATAAAGAAAGTGAATAA
- a CDS encoding transporter produces MGSISLLLQELLMLYGIAILGFIARRRGILNENANSVLTQLILYITLPALILFSLDVSFSFSLVKEFFWLVLMSIYVLVLSILLAIWMRRNAKLSTKQASVYEGMIIFGNQGFIGYAVIYILFGDQGIIYLTIFNICYLLLIWSYGMYLFCKSNDAIKRKDLFLNPGIISTIVGLVIFILPISWPTMISDGLEMVGKMTVPLSMIIIGSLIANIKSVSLFSMLKNRALWKIAIAKLIMIPLLLIPFIVISVPTPLLLIAVIVSGMPSAPTISLYAQKYGADTSFASLAVLLTTLLCIVTIPFLYWVVELLTH; encoded by the coding sequence ATGGGGTCAATAAGTTTACTTTTGCAAGAACTGTTAATGCTTTATGGAATAGCAATACTAGGTTTTATCGCTAGGAGAAGGGGCATCCTTAATGAAAATGCAAATAGTGTATTAACACAATTGATTCTTTACATCACATTACCAGCTTTAATTTTATTTTCATTAGATGTTTCATTTTCTTTTTCCTTAGTAAAGGAATTTTTTTGGCTTGTTTTAATGTCTATTTATGTGCTTGTTTTATCTATACTGTTAGCTATTTGGATGAGAAGAAATGCTAAACTGTCAACAAAGCAAGCTAGTGTATACGAAGGAATGATTATTTTTGGAAACCAAGGATTTATCGGTTATGCGGTAATTTATATTCTTTTTGGAGACCAAGGAATCATTTATTTAACAATATTTAATATATGTTACTTATTATTAATATGGTCGTATGGTATGTACCTGTTTTGTAAAAGTAATGATGCAATAAAACGAAAAGATTTATTTTTAAATCCAGGTATTATTTCTACAATTGTAGGATTAGTGATTTTTATATTGCCGATAAGCTGGCCAACTATGATTTCAGATGGTCTTGAAATGGTTGGAAAAATGACCGTTCCACTATCAATGATCATAATTGGGAGTTTAATCGCAAATATAAAATCCGTGTCTCTTTTTTCGATGTTAAAAAATAGAGCGCTATGGAAAATTGCAATTGCGAAACTTATAATGATTCCATTATTATTGATTCCGTTTATAGTAATTTCTGTACCAACACCACTATTATTAATTGCTGTTATAGTGTCTGGAATGCCTTCTGCACCAACGATTTCTCTATATGCACAAAAATATGGTGCGGATACTTCCTTTGCGTCGTTAGCGGTATTGTTAACTACATTGTTATGTATTGTTACTATCCCATTTCTATATTGGGTTGTAGAACTTTTAACTCATTAA
- the yrhF gene encoding hypothetical protein, producing the protein MGKRETMFNDIVRKMRKEIYGKGPERIHTHFVENMAVTVMYGILTPTEKFITQTEEGKKVIHNARTQMIQDLYKQQIPEGMEELIGSKLLHLFSDVKIEEDMAVSVFIFEGRIE; encoded by the coding sequence ATGGGAAAAAGGGAAACGATGTTTAATGATATTGTGCGGAAAATGCGAAAAGAGATTTATGGAAAAGGACCAGAGCGAATTCATACCCATTTCGTAGAGAACATGGCCGTTACTGTCATGTATGGGATTTTAACCCCCACCGAAAAATTTATTACGCAAACCGAAGAAGGCAAAAAAGTAATCCATAATGCCAGAACTCAAATGATTCAAGATCTTTACAAGCAACAAATCCCAGAAGGTATGGAAGAACTCATCGGCTCCAAACTTCTCCACCTATTTTCAGATGTGAAAATAGAAGAGGATATGGCGGTGTCGGTGTTTATTTTTGAGGGTAGGATTGAATGA
- a CDS encoding methyltransferase: protein MRQLIEIQLKSKSIKDTTNGYPLILKDAIETPTATIEEGSLLQLVDKNGGYIATGYFGSQNKGIGWVLTRKEKEKIDKKFFVKKISAAVEKRANFFASEDTTAFRVFNGEGDGIGGLTIDFFNGFYMVSWYSEGIYSFREDIYSALNEVVNTRGVYEKLRFDTNGQYVNQDDYVSGEKGEFPIIILENNMNYSVHLNDDAMTGIFLDQRNVRKALHDMYSEGKTVLNTFSYTGAFSVAAVLGGAVGTTSVDLAKRSLPKTIEQFAVNGIDYESQDIKVMNVFDYFSYAARHNLKFDVIVLDPPSFARTKKMTFSTAKDYPKLIKDALKITNDDGVIIASTNNASFNMKKFKSFIEKAFKEENKNYKILEEYQLPEDFTVPHNFPEFNYLKVVFIKVMN from the coding sequence ATGAGACAATTAATAGAAATACAATTAAAATCTAAATCAATCAAAGATACTACAAATGGCTATCCGTTAATTTTAAAAGATGCAATTGAAACTCCTACAGCTACAATTGAAGAGGGAAGTCTTCTACAATTAGTTGATAAGAATGGTGGATATATTGCAACAGGATATTTTGGTTCGCAAAATAAAGGAATCGGCTGGGTCTTAACTCGAAAAGAAAAAGAAAAAATAGACAAGAAGTTTTTTGTCAAAAAGATAAGCGCAGCAGTTGAAAAACGGGCTAATTTTTTTGCATCAGAAGATACAACGGCATTTCGTGTGTTTAACGGTGAGGGAGATGGGATTGGTGGTTTAACAATCGATTTCTTCAACGGTTTTTATATGGTGAGTTGGTATAGTGAAGGGATTTATTCGTTCCGGGAAGACATTTATAGTGCATTAAATGAAGTAGTAAATACGCGCGGAGTTTATGAAAAGTTACGTTTTGATACGAATGGTCAATATGTCAATCAGGATGATTACGTGTCAGGTGAAAAGGGAGAGTTTCCGATAATTATTTTGGAAAACAATATGAACTATTCTGTGCACTTAAATGATGACGCTATGACAGGAATTTTCCTGGATCAGCGTAATGTTCGAAAGGCATTACACGATATGTATTCAGAGGGAAAAACCGTGCTAAATACCTTTTCTTATACTGGTGCGTTTTCGGTAGCGGCTGTTCTTGGTGGTGCTGTAGGAACAACGAGCGTTGATTTAGCCAAACGTAGCTTGCCAAAAACAATTGAACAATTTGCAGTAAACGGTATAGATTATGAATCTCAAGACATCAAGGTAATGAATGTTTTTGATTATTTTAGTTATGCAGCACGTCATAATTTAAAATTTGATGTGATTGTATTGGATCCACCAAGCTTTGCACGTACGAAGAAAATGACATTCAGTACAGCAAAAGACTATCCAAAGCTGATAAAAGACGCACTTAAAATAACAAATGATGACGGGGTAATTATTGCATCGACTAATAACGCTAGTTTTAACATGAAAAAATTCAAATCATTTATTGAAAAAGCGTTCAAAGAAGAGAATAAAAATTACAAAATTCTAGAAGAATATCAGTTGCCAGAAGATTTTACGGTCCCGCACAATTTTCCAGAATTCAATTATTTAAAAGTTGTTTTTATAAAAGTGATGAACTAG
- a CDS encoding Rrf2 family transcriptional regulator: protein MKLTKATNYALHTMLFLAANPPNEHIGVAKLAERQEVSTTYLSKILTKLVKSGMVESISGANGGYKLKPGWERLSLLDVIKAIEGLTPIFDYCHSHNPNCLIQKAIESAEEKLLDELDQTLIVDLANKMNETSL from the coding sequence ATGAAGTTAACAAAAGCAACGAATTATGCTCTCCACACCATGTTATTTTTAGCTGCGAATCCCCCTAATGAGCATATTGGTGTGGCGAAATTAGCTGAACGCCAAGAAGTTTCAACGACATATTTATCTAAAATACTAACAAAATTAGTAAAATCGGGTATGGTTGAGTCTATCTCTGGAGCAAATGGTGGGTATAAATTAAAACCGGGTTGGGAAAGACTTTCATTACTAGATGTTATTAAAGCAATCGAAGGTTTGACGCCTATTTTTGATTATTGTCACAGTCATAATCCTAATTGTTTAATTCAAAAAGCGATTGAATCTGCCGAAGAGAAGCTATTAGATGAATTGGATCAAACACTTATCGTTGACCTTGCTAATAAAATGAACGAGACATCATTATAA